Proteins encoded in a region of the Panicum hallii strain FIL2 chromosome 3, PHallii_v3.1, whole genome shotgun sequence genome:
- the LOC112883775 gene encoding E3 ubiquitin-protein ligase UPL4-like, which translates to MEVAEEAGEAVLAYALAAIADEGAGAGETAAALAALCEVLALSGPDLILAIPSARLAKRLPKLVAASAAGDGDGDVPLLAARAMAEACEGAPPWAARFAQHGAVEALRDRLLAVDCIELAEECLRALDTISTECPDECLKRGVAAAVLQFFDFFSTNKQKVALQIVSNIFNDYDEEDVPTVMEAVPALCNLLQSSDKTILESAISCLALVAAGASENAEHMGKLCEANAVEATMSLMGNEGWKTLSDDILTGILGLLKNLASISEKAVESLFKLDFCELFKQMVTYYSSSNRDNDKVQMLVELIYQLMLPLGASEQHAKLVTAKKNVIMAQSTYMNQLASIFSLMVQVAKCAALSSICYNCIAVISNIVELSTPDFLMELQNTVNLSSFLNFLLARKNCHIILQALKISRILLEKCQQFFLETFTKEGVKHSIDSIVSHEKNSSHQSKRKNNMNESCLCFDLESSSTGEVCRVENNAVMKLAEDIKKSFFSVKGSKRSPHRLGFALKSFRDFFVRLNVHATTPPTENPDSCKQLTDLSRRLLSDELPVTSTFEFVQSGSIKCLSVYLSNGAYGNAGISDGQDLLGHLSEVQSRLQKFASLALTVPNDSSANPLEILVEKLLDTLQMCYDSFPVMLSDEQSTHESMMIPLRYPETQELKSLELKFRRSQREKELRNYNDVLSVDLFSTPDAIEPVLFPEICRRTDQEPAPKNSNRENEASGSTKLDDGNRSSKLRFLYNGVILQPSTTFFESILRLMNKGQSDLLIDPSFWDEEHYITYRKRNKSKEISSESSHNIQLSHVQENLQQAWLKDPFFTALLLGKLPGDLDGSDPSYDLLFMLKLLEGLNRFSYQLLMGEQISKFAEGTLQDIDDLKVAIYPVPQHQFMSSILTNKLELQMQDSLFEGGLIPSWCVYLIETCPFLLSFDTRWKYFCLTAHRSFMTDQVNNFPDQVNNIFDQVSGHSDQVKCPPQTKKYRVSRSAILEGAVSMMTNHGPSSRIVEVEFEGEVGTGRGPTFEFYTAVSHELQRAGLGMWRGDNCEDGFIHASFGLFPKPWSPSGMPGIDFSNVLQKFKLLGHLVVRAVLDGRILDIPLSKAFYKIMLEQELDMYDIPSFDPELGKTLIEFQALVNKKKFLETSSTTSKHTAVLSYKNVKLEDLCLDFTLPGSPEYELIPGGSQKMVTLDSLEEYVYLVVDATLKSGIAKQIEAFKSGINEVFALKTLKMFTEEEMERILCGEQDSWALKNLEDHMEFEHGYDMSSPSIITFLEILREFGREEQRAFIQFTTGTPQLPLGGLALLEPKLTVVRKQCDGNVDDELPSVNTCRHFIKLPPYSSKEIMREKLKYAITEGLGSFHLS; encoded by the exons ATGGAGGTGGCCGAGGAGGCTGGGGAGGCGGTGCTGGCCTACGCGCTGGCGGCGATCGCCGACGAGGGCGCGGGGGCCGGGGAGACGGcggccgcgctcgccgcgctCTGCGAAGTGCTCGCGCTCTCGGGGCCGGACCTCATCCTCGCCATCCCCTCCGCGCGGCTCGCCAAGCGCCTCCCGAAGCtcgtcgccgcctccgccgcaggGGATGGGGACGGCGACGTGCCGCTGCTCGCCGCGCGCGCCATGGCCGAGGCGTGCGAGGGCGCGCCGCCGTGGGCCGCGCGCTTCGCGCAGCACGGCGCCGTCGAGGCGCTCCGCGATAGGCTGCTCGCCGTCGACTGCATCGAGCTCGCCGAGGAG TGCTTGCGAGCTCTGGACACCATATCTACAGAATGCCCCGACGAGTGCCTCAAACGGGGGGTAGCAGCAGCTGTGCTACAGTTCTTCGACTTCTTTTCGACGAACAAGCAG AAAGTGGCACTCCAGATCGTCTCGAATATCTTCAATGATTACGATGAAGAGGATGTGCCAACGGTCATGGAGGCTGTGCCTGCTCTGTGCAACCTCCTGCAGTCTTCTGATAAGACG ATTCTTGAATCCGCTATTTCTTGCTTGGCATTGGTCGCGGCTGGCGCTTCCGAAAATGCTGAACACATGGGTAAGCTCTGTGAAGCGAATGCGGTTGAGGCAACGATGAGCTTGATGGGTAACGAGGGGTGGAAGACCCTCAGTGATGACATCTTAACT GGCATTCTTGGGCTGCTTAAAAATCTTGCGTCTATCTCCGAAAAGGCTGTGGAGTCTCTTTTCAAGTTAGATTTTTGTGAATTGTTCAAGCAGATGGTAACTTACTACAGTTCCTCGAACCGTGATAACGATAAG GTGCAGATGCTTGTGGAGCTCATTTACCAGCTTATGCTGCCTCTTGGTGCATCTGAGCAACATGCTAAACTAGTCACTGCAAAGAAGAATGTCATCATGGCACAAAGTACATACATGAACCAGCTTGCCAGCATTTTTTCCCTTATGGTACAG GTTGCAAAATGTGCTGCACTATCATCAATTTGCTACAACTGTATCGCTGTCATCAGCAACATTGTTGAATTAAGCACACCTGATTTCCTGATGGAGTTACAGAATACTGTAAATCTCTCAAG CTTTCTTAATTTTTTGTTGGCCCGGAAAAATTGCCACATCATATTGCAAGCACTCAAGATTTCAAGGATCCTCCTGGAGAAATGCCAACAGTTTTTCCTCGAGACCTTTACCAAGGAGGGTGTTAAGCATTCAATTGATTCCATAGTATCACATGAAAAAAACTCGAGTCACCAGTCAAAAAGAAAGAACAACATGAATGAAAGTTGCCTTTGCTTTGACCTGGAGTCTTCCTCCACTGGCGAGGTATGTAGGGTTGAGAACAATGCTGTCATGAAACTAGCAGAAGATATAAAGAAAAGCTTCTTCTCGGTGAAAGGAAGTAAAAGATCTCCACATAGGCTTGGATTTGCTCTTAAAAGTTTCAGGGACTTTTTTGTTAGGTTGAATGTTCATGCCACAACACCCCCCACTGAAAATCCAGATAGCTGCAAACAATTGACTGATCTTTCAAGGAGACTATTGTCAGATGAACTGCCAGTTACTTCTACTTTTGAGTTTGTACAGAGTGGATCGATAAAATGTTTGTCAGTTTATCTCTCAAACGGGGCATACGGCAATGCAGGTATCAGTGATGGACAGGATCTACTGGGGCATCTTAGTGAGGTGCAGAGTCGGCTGCAGAAATTTGCTTCTTTGGCTCTCACTGTGCCCAATGACAGCTCAGCTAATCCTCTTGAGATTTTGGTGGAGAAGCTACTAGACACCTTGCAGATGTGCTATGACAGTTTTCCCGTAATGCTATCTGATGAACAGAGTACACATGAGAGCATGATGATTCCGCTGAGATATCCTGAGACCCAGGAACTAAAGTCATTGGAATTAAAATTCCGGAGGTCACAGAGGGAGAAGGAATTGCGCAACTACAATGATGTTCTGAGTGTCGATCTTTTCTCAACACCTGATGCCATTGAACCAGTTCTATTTCCTGAAATTTGCAGAAGAACTGATCAGGAACCTGCACCCAAG AATTCAAATCGGGAGAATGAAGCAAGTGGGAGCACAAAATTAG ATGACGGTAATAGATCCTCAAAACTGAGATTCTTGTACAATGGCGTTATACTTCAACCATCTACTACATTTTTTGAGTCAATCCTCCGTTTGATGAACAAGGGACAATCGGATCTCTTGATTGACCCATCTTTCTGGGATGAAGAACACTATATAACCTATCGGAAGAGAAACAAAAGCAAGGAAATATCTTCAGAGAGTTCCCATAATATTCAGCTATCCCACGTGCAAGAAAACCTTCAGCAAGCATGGTTAAAGGACCCTTTTTTCACTGCCCTACTTCTTGGCAAACTACCTGGTGATCTGGATGGGTCTGATCCATCATACGATCTCTTGTTCATGCTGAAACTTCTTGAAGGGTTGAATCGTTTTTCGTATCAACTGTTGATGGGTGAGCAGATAAGTAAATTTGCTGAAGGAACTCTACAAGATATTGATGATCTTAAGGTGGCAATTTATCCAGTCCCACAGCATCAGTTCATGAGCAGCATTTTGACGAATAAGCTAGAGCTGCAAATGCAAGATAGTTTGTTTGAGGGTGGCCTCATACCCTCGTGGTGTGTCTATCTGATTGAGACCTGCCCGTTCCTATTGTCCTTCGACACACGGTGGAAGTATTTTTGCCTGACTGCACATCGCTCATTCATGACTGACCAGGTTAACAATTTTCCAGATCAGGTTAATAATATTTTTGACCAAGTTAGCGGTCACTCAGACCAGGTTAAGTGTCCTCCACAGACTAAAAAATATAGAGTAAGCCGAAGTGCTATCCTTGAAGGCGCTGTATCAATGATGACCAACCATGGTCCAAGCAGCAGAATCGTTGAGGTGGAATTCGAAGGTGAGGTTGGGACTGGGCGAGGTCCAACATTCGAATTCTACACTGCAGTTAGCCATGAACTTCAAAGAGCCGGGCTTGGAATGTGGAGAGGAGACAACTGTGAAGATGGATTCATTCATGCCTCTTTTGGGCTATTTCCAAAGCCGTGGTCGCCATCAGGCATGCCAGGGATTGATTTTTCTAATGTGTTACAGAAATTCAAGCTTCTGGGGCATCTTGTTGTGAGGGCAGTCCTGGATGGAAGGATCCTGGACATTCCACTTTCTAAAGCATTTTACAAGATCATGCTTGAGCAG GAGCTCGATATGTATGACATCCCATCGTTTGATCCAGAGCTGGGCAAGACATTAATAGAGTTTCAAGCACTTGTTAACAAGAAGAAATTTCTAGAAACATCTTCAACAACATCTAAACATACTGCTGTTCTGTCCTATAAAAACGTGAAATTGGAGGATTTGTGCCTTGACTTCACTCTTCCTGGAAGTCCTGAATATGAACTTATTCCTGGAGGCTCGCAAAAGATGGTGACCCTTGACAGTTTAGAGGAATATGTATATTTGGTTGTTGATGCAACACTGAAGAGCGGGATTGCCAAGCAGATAGAGGCTTTCAAATCTGGAATTAACGAG GTTTTCGCCCTTAAGACACTCAAAATGTTTACTGAGGAGGAAATGGAACGCATACTATGTGGTGAACAGGATTCTTGGGCT TTAAAGAACCTTGAGGATCACATGGAGTTTGAGCATGGCTATGACATGAGCAGTCCGTCAATTATTACT TTCCTGGAGATATTGCGGGAGTTTGGAAGAGAGGAGCAGCGGGCTTTCATACAATTCACTACTGGAACGCCTCAACTCCCGCTTGGTGGCCTAGCTTTGCTTGAACCCAAGCTCACTGTCGTGCGCAAG CAATGTGATGGCAATGTAGACGATGAATTGCCAAGTGTCAATACCTGCCGGCACTTTATCAAGCTCCCTCCTTACTCATCGAAG GAGATAATGAGAGAGAAGCTCAAATATGCTATTACAGAGGGTTTAGGCTCCTTCCACTTGTCATGA
- the LOC112887813 gene encoding uncharacterized protein LOC112887813, which produces MAPSPVVAEGEAALRVEVSPKNAAFGEGSTVRLPVRLRVMHPHVAEFLRSPRRLARQAKKPAPGQEAVAERPRYGCAFEDDEDGARGAGIAAPGRLVWGKVRQHPWWPGQVFDAADASALALAHRRPRRAVLVAYFWDKTFAWNEKATLRPFRAGFARLSSQKGMIPFAAAVDTALDEVARRVEAGLSCCCGAGGGKDEDAANRQVIDNAGVREGAYGAAVDAAFARGALSGEAFVGYISALATAPLAGADRVDLTIATAQLKAFDRWRGSTRGLPEYSVVHGIDGAAPGRAKRGRSPTGGGYGGGSGKRRMSRSSAKGNAARDGGDYEALELEDFPQPTPHQMSTKIGKLRNRAAQQMSLSPMILRVRANGNAPPPAMPNMARCARVADELPPMNNGDPSDGALLVSDRRPAAEMEHHAQVGLVLNFSSASAVPSTSHLIMIFSRFGPVEEVRAENSTALVIFKKGEYADEAFSDTAKIRSISASLISFRLTYSLPAAPFDPVQSMLLDPPPVEALQ; this is translated from the coding sequence ATGGCGCCGTCGCCGGTCGTGGCGGAGGGCGAAGCGGCGCTGCGCGTCGAGGTTTCCCCCAAGAACGCTGCTTTCGGGGAGGGGAGCACGGTGCGGCTCCCGGTGAGGCTCCGCGTCATGCACCCCCACGTGGCGGAGTTCCTACGGAGCCCGCGCCGCCTCGCGCGGCAAGCGAAGAAGCCGGCGCCGGGGCAGGAGGCGGTGGCCGAGCGCCCGCGGTACGGGTGCGCGTTCGAGGACGATGAGGacggggcgcgcggggccggcatCGCGGCGCCCGGCCGCCTGGTGTGGGGCAAGGTGCGGCAGCACCCATGGTGGCCCGGCCAGGTGTTCGACGCGGCGGACGCGTCGGCGCTCGCGCTGGCGCACCgcaggccgcgccgcgccgtcctcgtCGCCTACTTCTGGGACAAGACCTTCGCGTGGAACGAGAAGGCCACGCTCCGCCCGTTCCGCGCCGGGTTCGCGCGCCTCTCCTCCCAGAAAGGGATGATCccgttcgccgccgccgtggacaCCGCGCTGGATGAGGTTGCGCGCCGTGTGGAGGCCGGCCTCTCGTGCTGCTGCGGCGCCGGGGGCGGCAAGGACGAGGACGCCGCTAACAGGCAGGTGATCGACAACGCTGGCGTCCGTGAGGGCGCGTACGGGGCGGCGGTGGACGCGGCCTTCGCGCGGGGCGCGCTCAGCGGCGAGGCGTTCGTCGGGTACATCTCCGCGCTGGCCACCGCGCCGCTGGCCGGGGCCGACAGGGTCGACCTCACCATCGCCACGGCGCAGCTCAAGGCGTTCGACCGTTGGAGGGGCTCGACGAGGGGCCTCCCCGAGTACTCGGTCGTCCACGGCATCGATGGTGCTGCCCCTGGGAGAGCTAAGAGGGGAAGATCGCCAACGGGAGGAGGCTATGGTGGTGGTTCTGGCAAACGGAGGATGTCAAGGAGCAGCGCCAAAGGTAATGCAGCCCGTGATGGTGGAGACTATGAAGCCCTGGAATTGGAGGATTTCCCACAGCCCACGCCTCACCAGATGTCTACAAAGATTGGGAAGCTCAGGAACCGTGCGGCGCAGCAGATGTCGCTCTCACCGATGATCCTCAGGGTCAGGGCCAATGGTAATGCTCCGCCTCCGGCAATGCCAAACATGGCAAGGTGTGCAAGAGTTGCAGATGAGCTTCCTCCAATGAACAATGGTGACCCCTCTGATGGTGCATTGCTGGTGAGTGATAGGCGGCCTGCTGCAGAAATGGAGCATCACGCGCAGGTTGGGCTAGTGCTGAACTTCAGCAGTGCAAGCGCTGTGCCTTCGACAAGTCACCTGATCATGATCTTCAGCCGGTTCGGGCCTGTCGAGGAAGTCAGGGCAGAGAACTCGACTGCTCTGGTGATCTTCAAGAAGGGTGAGTATGCTGATGAGGCGTTCTCAGACACCGCCAAGATCAGATCCATCAGCGCGTCCCTCATCAGCTTTCGCCTCACCTATTCGCTTCCAGCTGCACCATTTGATCCTGTACAAAGCATGTTGCTGGATCCCCCGCCTGTTGAAGCTCTTCAGTAG
- the LOC112886375 gene encoding interactor of constitutive active ROPs 2, chloroplastic translates to MQTSKTRNGPSDAPQKTSPRTPRASRVAKTGGNETDSTGVTPTRTPTDRSLKVTERRSPRSPITEKKRPSRLSELESKVSHLQDELKKAKEQLSSSEARRRHAQQEAEEAKKQEQAATTKLEDLQNQLDESSTAEESCLQELRKISQERDRAWESELEAVQKQHSVDAAALSSAMSEIQRLKQQLEATSESDAARAKQCEYAETEIEGLKQEMEIRLATIEGLKVNIGESDKAAAEANAIANEAKQQLETAKATIDSFIAEGFHMQDRLRARDMELNESKARIALLVEDLKKAQDMANTNVSFGNPEPESLKNVVTTADADGFCESSDQEIEHLRTALEVAEIRYQEEQTRMTIETKTAYEMLENMKAEYMRRVGELELELKNKNDALMEAMAAACAAGKTQQDPHKPDAIQPELEAKLMWSITDNAELKASLMDKENALQSLAEENETLKLQAGRTEAELQQKYEAVVAELELAKAAEQDVRMRLGLVTEEADKSSRRAARASEQLDAVQAASGEMEAELRRLRVQSDQWRKAAEAAAAALSGGSGGGDNNGIGRTVERTGSLEPEYNNSIGGKLMSSPFSDDVDEESPKRRNSGVLRRMSGLWKKSPK, encoded by the exons ATGCAGACTTCAAAAACAAG GAATGGGCCCTCAGATGCCCCGCAGAAGACTTCTCCAAGGACACCACGGGCATCTCGTGTGGCCAAAACTGGAGGGAATGAAACTGATTCAACAGGAGTCACCCCGACAAGAACACCTACAGACAGGAGTCTTAAGGTCACTGAGCGGCGCTCTCCACGAAGCCCAATTACTGAG AAGAAGCGCCCAAGTAGGCTATCTGAACTGGAATCTAAAGTCAGCCATCTGCAAGATGAACTGAAGAAGGCCAAGGAGCAGCTTAGCTCATCGGAGGCACGAAGGCGCCACGCACAGCAGGAGGCTGAGGAAGCAAAAAAGCAAGAGCAGGCTGCAACCACGAAGCTGGAGGACTTGCAAAACCAGCTTGATGAGTCCTCAACAGCAGAGGAATCCTGTCTCCAGGAGCTGCGCAAGATCTCACAGGAGCGTGACCGTGCCTGGGAGTCAGAGCTTGAGGCTGTGCAGAAGCAGCACTCAGTAGATGCCGCTGCACTCAGCTCAGCCATGTCTGAGATTCAGAGGCTGAAGCAGCAGCTGGAAGCCACATCAGAGTCTGACGCGGCCCGTGCGAAGCAATGCGAGTATGCAGAAACTGAGATTGAGGGCTTAAAGCAGGAGATGGAGATCCGCCTAGCGACTATCGAAGGCCTGAAGGTAAATATCGGTGAGAGCGACAAGGCTGCAGCTGAGGCAAATGCCATAGCAAATGAGGCCAAGCAGCAGCTGGAGACAGCAAAAGCTACCATTGACTCGTTCATAGCTGAGGGTTTCCACATGCAAGACCGCCTGAGAGCAAGGGACATGGAACTCAATGAGTCTAAGGCTCGCATAGCGTTGCTTGTGGAAGATCTGAAGAAGGCACAGGACATGGCCAATACCAATGTCAGCTTTGGCAACCCTGAGCCTGAATCTCTGAAGAATGTGGTGACCACTGCTGATGCCGATGGGTTCTGTGAAAGTTCTGACCAGGAGATCGAGCACTTGCGTACTGCACTTGAGGTGGCTGAGATAAGGTACCAGGAGGAGCAAACTCGGATGACTATTGAGACGAAGACGGCATACGAGATGCTGGAGAATATGAAGGCCGAGTACATGCGCAGAGTGGGTGAGCTTGAGCTCGAGCTGAAGAACAAGAACGATGCACTCATGGAAGCAATGGCAGCAGCCTGTGCAGCAGGCAAAACGCAGCAGGACCCTCACAAGCCAGACGCCATTCAGCCTGAGCTGGAGGCGAAGCTGATGTGGTCGATCACGGACAACGCGGAACTGAAGGCAAGCCTGATGGACAAGGAGAACGCGCTGCAGAGCTTGGCAGAGGAGAACGAGACCCTCAAGCTGCAGGCTGGCAGGACAGAGGCGGAGCTGCAGCAGAAGTACGAGGCGGTGGTGGCGGAGCTGGAGCTGGCcaaggcggcggagcaggacGTGCGGATGCGGCTGGGCCTGGTCACCGAGGAGGCTGACAAGAGCAGCCGGCGCGCTGCGCGGGCCTCCGAGCAGCTGGACGCGGTGCAGGCTGCGAGCGGGGAGATGGAGGCGGAGCTGCGCCGGCTGCGCGTGCAGTCCGACCAGTGGCGCAAGGCTGCTGAGGCGGCCGCGGCTGCTCTGTCAGGCGGCAGCGGTGGTGGGGATAACAACGGCATCGGGAGGACCGTGGAGCGGACTGGGTCACTGGAGCCAGAGTACAATAACTCCATTGGCGGGAAGCTGATGAGCTCGCCATTCTCGGATGATGTGGACGAGGAGTCCCCCAAGCGGCGTAACAGCGGCGTGCTGCGGAGGATGAGCGGGCTCTGGAAGAAGAGCCCCAAGTGA
- the LOC112884401 gene encoding low temperature-induced protein lt101.2 produces the protein MGSETFLEILLAILLPPLGVFLRYGIGVEFWICLLLTILGYIPGIIYAVYVLVA, from the exons ATGGGGTCGGAGACGTTCCTGGAGATCCTGCTGGCcatcctgctgccgccgctcggCGTCTTCCTCCGCTACGGCATCGGG GTGGAGTTCTGGATCTGCCTGCTGCTCACCATCCTGGGCTACATCCCCGGCATCATCTACGCCGTCTACGTCCTCGTCGCCTGA
- the LOC112884400 gene encoding tetraspanin-3, producing the protein MLRGGTSVLGIVNFITFLISIPILGGGIWLASRANSTDCIRFLQWPIIVVGLVLMVISLMGFAGACYRQTWLLRLYLFAMFFVVLALLFFIVFAFAVTDRGDGQVVMNRRFLEYQLSDYSGWLRERVADPQYWATISACLRDGHACSGMRRLARDPNTGMLVPETPGMFYVRNLSPIQSGCCKPPSSCGFTYINETYWTPNPGVPVISDADCNRWSNDQHTLCFQCDSCKAGVLAGIKKSWRKVAILNIVVLIILVIVYVAGCAAFRNAKRIENDEPIGMARMTKSQPSRFQF; encoded by the exons ATGCTGCGCGGCGGCACGAGCGTGCTGGGGATCGTCAACTTCATCACCTTCCTGATCTCGATCCCCATCCTGGGCGGCGGCATCTGGCTGGCGTCCCGGGCCAACTCCACCGACTGCATCCGCTTCCTGCAGTGGCCCATCATCGTCGTGGGGCTCGTCCTCATGGTCATCTCCCTCATGGGCTTCGCCGGCGCCTGCTACCGCCAGACCTGGCTCCTCCGCCTCTACCTCTTCGCCATGTtcttcgtcgtcctcgcgcTCCTCTTCTTCATCGTCTTCGCCTTCGCCGTCACCGACCGCGGCGACGGCCAGGTCGTCATGAACCGCCGGTTCCTCGAGTACCAGCTCTCCGACTACAGCGGCTGGCTCCGCGAGCGCGTCGCCGACCCCCAGTACTGGGCCACCATCAGCGCCTGCCTCCGCGACGGCCACGCCTGTTCCGGCATGCGGCGATTGGCGCGCGACCCCAACACCGGCATGCTCGTGCCGGAGACGCCGGGCATGTTCTACGTCCGCAACCTCTCCCCCATTCAG TCTGGATGCTGCAAACCACCATCATCATGTGGGTTCACCTACATTAACGAGACATACTGGACGCCAAACCCCGGTGTCCCGGTGATCAGCGATGCAGACTGCAACAGGTGGAGCAACGACCAGCACACGCTCTGCTTCCAGTGTGACTCGTGCAAGGCGGGTGTCCTGGCGGGCATCAAGAAGAGCTGGCGCAAGGTGGCCATCCTAAACATTGTGGTGCTGATCATCCTGGTTATTGTCTACGTTGCTGGCTGCGCTGCGTTCCGCAACGCCAAGAGGATCGAGAACGACGAGCCGATCGGCATGGCGCGGATGACCAAGTCCCAGCCGAGCAGGTTCCAGTTCTAG